Proteins from a genomic interval of Hornefia porci:
- a CDS encoding C-GCAxxG-C-C family protein, whose protein sequence is MNRKELAARLHKQGFNCAQAVACSYCNVMGTDPRQVFRMAEPFGLGMGSMGTCGAVSAMAMVIGMKISDGDMDHPKTKRECYQMMKEATEAFLNKNRSIVCRQLKGVDTGEPLRSCDGCIQDAVEILDRLLLGIEA, encoded by the coding sequence ATGAACAGAAAAGAACTCGCCGCAAGGCTTCACAAACAGGGCTTCAACTGTGCGCAGGCCGTCGCCTGCTCCTACTGCAATGTTATGGGCACTGACCCGAGACAGGTGTTCCGTATGGCAGAGCCCTTCGGACTCGGCATGGGCAGCATGGGCACCTGCGGCGCGGTCAGCGCGATGGCCATGGTAATCGGAATGAAAATTTCCGACGGAGATATGGATCACCCGAAAACCAAACGCGAATGCTACCAGATGATGAAGGAAGCGACAGAGGCTTTCCTGAACAAAAACAGGTCCATCGTCTGTCGGCAGCTGAAAGGCGTGGACACCGGCGAACCCCTCCGCAGCTGCGACGGCTGCATTCAGGACGCGGTAGAGATTCTGGACCGTCTCCTGCTGGGCATTGAGGCGTAG